One Phaseolus vulgaris cultivar G19833 chromosome 2, P. vulgaris v2.0, whole genome shotgun sequence DNA window includes the following coding sequences:
- the LOC137810928 gene encoding aconitate hydratase, cytoplasmic-like translates to MVTENPFSSILRTLEKPGGGGEFGKYYSLPALNDPRIDRLPYSVRILLESAIRNCDEFQVKSPDVEKIIDWENTSPKQVEIPFKPARVLLQDFTGVPAVVDLACMRDAMNKLGGDSNKINPLVPVDLVIDHSVQVDVARSENAVQANMELEFQRNKERFGFLKWGSNAFNNMLVVPPGSGIVHQVNLEYLGRVVFNTNGVLYPDSVVGTDSHTTMIDGLGVAGWGVGGIEAEAAMLGQPMSMVLPGVVGFKLLGKLRDGVTATDLVLTVTQMLRKHGVVGKFVEFYGEGMSELSLADRATIANMSPEYGATMGFFPVDHVTLQYLRLTGRSDETVSMIESYLRANKMFVDYSEPQVERVYSSYLELNLEDVESCVSGPKRPHDRVPLKEMKADWLACLNNRVGFKGFAVPVESQIKVADFTFHGTPAHLRHGDVVIAAITSCTNTSNPSVMLGAALVAKKACELGLQVKPWIKTSLAPGSGVVTKYLQRSGLQKYLNQLGFHIVGYGCTTCIGNSGDIDEAVASAITENDIVAAAVLSGNRNFEGRVHPLTRANYLASPPLVVAYALAGTVNIDFDTEPIGIAKDGTKIFFNDIWPSSEEIANVVQSSVLPDMFKDTYNAITQGNPMWNNLSVPSGTLYAWDPTSTYIHEPPYFKNMTMSPPGSHGVKDAYCLLNFGDSITTDHISPAGSIHKDSPAARYLIERGVDRRDFNSYGSRRGNDEVMARGTFANIRIVNKFLNGEVGPKTIHIPSGEKLSVFDAAEKYKNEGHDMIILAGAEYGSGSSRDWAAKGPMLLGVKAVIAKSFERIHRSNLVGMGIIPLCFKSGEDADSLGLTGHERYTIDLPSDVNEIRPGQDVTVVTDTGKTFVSTLRFDTEVELAYFNHGGILQYAIRNLINAKH, encoded by the exons ATGG TGACTGAGAACCCGTTCAGTAGCATTCTGAGGACGCTCGAGAAGCCTGGTGGTGGTGGCGAGTTCGGGAAGTACTATAGCTTGCCTGCTCTCAACGATCCTAGAATCG ATAGACTTCCTTATTCTGTGAGGATACTTTTGGAATCTGCAATCCGTAATTGTGATGAGTTTCAAGTTAAGAGTCCTGACgttgaaaaaattattgattggGAGAATACCTCTCCCAAGCAAGTGGAGATTCCGTTCAAACCAGCTAGAGTGCTTCTGCAG GATTTTACTGGGGTACCTGCTGTCGTTGATCTTGCTTGCATGCGAGATGCAATGAACAAACTTGGCGGTGATTCTAATAAAATTAATCCCTTG GTACCAGTGGATCTTGTCATTGATCACTCTGTTCAGGTTGATGTGGCAAGATCTGAAAATGCTGTTCAGGCAAATATGGAACTTGAATtccaaagaaacaaagaaagaTTTGGTTTCCTTAAATGGGGTTCAAATGCATTCAATAATATGCTCGTTGTTCCTCCTGGATCAGGGATAGTTCATCAG GTTAATTTAGAATACCTTGGTAGAGTTGTGTTCAACACAAATGGTGTGCTTTATCCTGACAGTGTTGTTGGAACTGATTCACACACAACTATGATAGATGGCCTGGGTGTCGCTGGATGGGGAGTTGGTGGAATAGAAGCAGAAGCTGCAATGCTTGGCCAG CCCATGAGCATGGTCCTTCCAGGTGTTGTTGGGTTTAAATTATTAGGAAAACTACGAGATGGTGTCACAGCAACTGACTTGGTGTTGACTGTCACTCAAATGCTGAGAAAGCACGGGGTTGTTGGCAAGTTTGTGGAGTTTTATG GGGAAGGCATGAGTGAACTGTCTTTGGCAGATCGTGCCACCATAGCAAACATGTCTCCCGAGTATGGTGCAACGATGGGCTTCTTTCCTGTGGATCATGTAACTTTGCAATATTTGAGACTGACTGGCAGAAGTGATGAGACT GTTTCTATGATAGAATCCTATTTACGAGCAAATAAGATGTTTGTGGATTATAGTGAG CCTCAAGTGGAGAGAGTGTACTCATCGTATTTGGAACTCAATCTTGAGGATGTAGAGTCCTGTGTCTCTGGCCCAAAAAG GCCTCATGATCGTGTCCCTTTGAAAGAAATGAAGGCAGACTGGCTTGCCTGTCTCAACAATAGAGTTGGATTcaag GGTTTTGCTGTACCCGTAGAATCTCAAATTAAGGTTGCAGACTTCACATTCCATGGTACACCAGCACATCTTAGGCATGGTGATGTTGTTATAGCTGCTATCACCAGTTGTACAAATACTTCAAATCCTAGTGTTATGCTTGGAGCTGCATTGGTTGCAAAGAAAGCATGTGAATTGGGTTTGCAG GTGAAGCCATGGATTAAAACGAGTCTTGCTCCAGGTTCTGGTGTTGTAACCAAGTATTTGCAGAGGAG TGGCTTGCAGAAGTATTTGAATCAGCTTGGTTTTCATATAGTTGGGTACGGATGCACAACTTGCATTGGAAATTCAGGGGATATTGATGAAGCTGTAGCATCTGCAATTACGGAAAATG ATATAGTAGCTGCAGCTGTATTGTCTGGAAATAGGAACTTTGAGGGCCGAGTTCACCCATTAACAAGAGCTAATTATCTTGCTTCTCCTCCTCTTGTTGTTGCCTATGCCCTTGCTGGCACA GTGAACATTGACTTTGACACTGAACCCATTGGGATAGCCAAGGATGGAACCAAGATCTTCTTCAATGATATTTGGCCATCCAGTGAAGAAATAGCAAAC GTCGTACAATCTAGTGTGTTGCCTGATATGTTTAAAGATACATACAACGCAATCACCCAAGGCAATCCTATGTGGAATAATTTATCTGTTCCTTCGGGCACTCTTTATGCTTGGGACCCTACATCAACTTATATTCACGAGCCACCTTATTTCAAAAACATGACCATGTCTCCCCCAGGCTCTCACGGAGTGAAGGATGCTTACTGTTTACTCAACTTTGGAGACAGTATTACAACTGACCACATCTCTCCAGCCGGCAGCATACATAAGGACAGTCCTGCAGCTAGATACCTTATAGAACGTGGAGTTGATCGACGAGACTTCAACTCTTATGGAAGTCGTCGTGGTAATGATGAAGTGATGGCAAGAGGAACATTTGCCAATATTCGCATTGTCAACAAATTTTTGAATGGAGAAGTTGGACCTAAAACTATTCATATTCCTTCCGGGGAGAAGTTATCAGTCTTTGATGCTGCTGAG AAATACAAGAATGAGGGGCATGATATGATTATCTTGGCCGGTGCTGAGTATGGGAGTGGAAGTTCTCGAGATTGGGCTGCAAAGGGGCCAATGCTACTG GGTGTGAAAGCTGTCATAGCAAAAAGTTTTGAAAGGATTCACCGAAGTAATTTGGTGGGTATGGGTATCATTCCTCTTTGTTTTAAGTCCGGGGAGGATGCTGATTCTCTTGGATTAACTGGCCATGAACGTTACACCATTGATCTACCAAGCGACGTGAATGAAATAAGACCTGGTCAAGATGTCACAGTGGTGACAGATACCGGGAAGACATTTGTATCTACCTTGAGATTTGATACAGAG GTTGAACTAGCTTACTTCAACCATGGAGGCATCTTGCAATATGCCATCAGAAACTTGATTAATGCTAAACATTGA
- the LOC137809199 gene encoding uncharacterized protein: MSGGPHPDLRDFQWILSVDGSSNKQDNGARVILEGPSGLLIEQSLKFAFKASNNQVEYEALIAGMLLSQELGAQNLLVKSDSLKYVMLLKEAFIEFQLVQVPREQNSRADLLAKLTSLGKGNQQRSVIQETLKALRTAEENPPKEVLGVKAQRGSSHRSLTQETLKVPRVVACEMLEGEVMVISQGSMVDTWITPYQHYLANGLRPSEPAEAKAIKINSGKYTLNDGKLFRYVYAHPTLICISGDHCVRVMTELHEGIYKSHIGGRELRLIYGPWPFHTWGIDNLGPFPLAIRQMKYLVVAIEYFTKWVEADPVAQITAHKTNGQVESANRVLFRGLKRRLEKAKGTWAEEVIQILWAYHTTLQSTTKETPFSLMYRIDAMILVEIQENSPRFQNFVAEESNEGKKVNLDLLDELENKLSLKWTKPFRVVEVLENGAYRLETLEGGPIPRTWNAVNLKFYFS, from the exons ATGTCTGGGGGCCCTCACCCTGATCTCAGGGATTTTCAGTGGATATTGTCGGTAGATGGTTCTTCCAATAAGCAGGACAACGGAGCCAGAGTTATCCTTGAAGGGCCCAGTGGCTtgttgatcgaacaatctttgaagTTTGCATTtaaggctagcaacaatcaagtCGAGTATGAAGCATTGATAGCAGGGATGTTGCTATCCCAGGAGTTAGGAGCTCAAAACCtgctggtgaagagcgactcgtTAAAGTACGTCATGTTGCTGAAAGAAGCTTTCATTGAGTTTCAACTTGTTCAAGTGCCGAGAGAACAAAATTCCCGGGCTGACCTCTTGGCCAAGCTGACCAGTTTGGGAAAGGGAAACCAGCAAAGGTCGGTGATTCAGGAAACCTTGAAGGCCCTTAGAACAGCGGAAGAGAACCCGCCTAAGGAGGTCTTGGGGGTAAAGGCCCAGAGAGGAAGCAGTCACCgatcgttgacccaagaaacacTGAAAGTTCCCCGAGTAGTGGCATGCGAGATGCTGGAAGGGGAAGTAATGGTTATCTCCCAAGGTAGCATGGTGGATACCTGGATCACTCCTTACCAGCACTATTTAGCCAATGGATTGCGTCCCAGTGAGCCCGCAGAGGCGAAAGCAATAAAGATAAATTCGGGAAAGTATACGTTGAATGATGGCAAGTTGTTTCGTTATGTATACGCTCATCCTACCCTTATTTGCATCAGTGGGGACCATTGTGTCCGTGTAATGACCGAATTGCACGAAGGCATCTACAAGAGTCATATTGGAGGCCGA GAGCTGCGGTTGATCTACGGTCCATGGCCATTCCATACCTGGGGAATAGACAATTTAGGTCCTTTCCCTTTGGCAATACGCCAAATGAAGTACCTTGTGGtagccatcgaatacttcaccaagtgggttgAAGCTGATCCAGTTGCACAGATCACTGCCCACAAG acaaatggccaagtggaATCAGCCAACAGGGTTTTATtcagaggcttgaagagaaggttagagaaagccaagggaacaTGGGCGGAGGAGGTTATCCAAATtttgtgggcttaccacaccacacTCCAGTCCACCACCAAAGAAACACCGTTCAGTTTGATGTATAGGATAGATGCCATGATTCtcgtagaaatccaggagaactcTCCTCGTTTTCAGAatttcgttgctgaagagtctaATGAGGGGAAGAAGGTGAATTTGGACTTATTAGATGAG ttggagaataagttgtctctAAAGTGGACAAAACCGTTTCGCGTAGTTGAAGTGCTCGAAAATGGTGCGTATAGGTTAGAAACCTTGGAGGGAGGACCTATTCCTCGAACATGGAACGCTGttaacctcaagttttattttagttaa